From Phaenicophaeus curvirostris isolate KB17595 chromosome 2, BPBGC_Pcur_1.0, whole genome shotgun sequence:
AGCACGGGAACAGGGTGGCACAAGCAGCCCCCTCACACCATTCCAGGACTCGTCTCTCCCACCCCGGGCTCTTCGCGGCTGCCCGTGCCGCGGGGCGCAGGTGCCGGTCGAGCCACTCACTCGATGCCAGAGATCTTGCCCTCGCGCTCCGCCAGGTGCCAGACATGAGCCATGCCACCCACGCGCCCGGCGCCCACCACGATGACGGCCAACTGCCCCGCCACCATCACCAGCGTCTGGAACACGTCGGTCCAGATGACGGCCTTCAGCCCGCCCTGTGGAGACACGGCACCCGCACTGCGGCTGAGGCACAGCACGGAATCAGTCAGGaaatgatagaatcatggaatggtttggcttgaaagagacctcaaagtccatccagttccaaccccctgcgatgggcagggacacctcccactggatcaggttgctccaagccccatccaagctggccttcaacacctccagggatggggcagccaccacttctctggggaacctgggccagggcctccccaccctcatcatgaacaatttcttcctaatgtctagtctaaatcttgccccctccaatttaaagccataatGCAGATGCACAGCACTGTCACCGCAGCACGGTGCCGTCGCTGCACCCAGCAGAGGCACAGGGCTTGCCACCGTCACCGCCATGGGGACACAACACTgtcaccacagccaactcaggCTCAGCACCGTCACCGTGGCCAGCCCGGCTGCAGCGTGGCTGGCAGAGACTCACCAGCGTCGTGTAGAGCGTGCAGACCAGCCCCATGGTGAGCACCGCGCTCCAGAGATCAAAGCCGGtcactggaagcagcagagacCATGGAGGAGCCAGGCAGCGGCTGCTGCCCCTGCAAAGGATGGGGTTCAGCGCCACGGCCCCGTGCCTGCCCCCCCCGTACCTGCGTTCAGTGCCAGCGCCGGCGCATATAGCACCACCCCCATGTAGATCACCTGTGGGGAGAGTGGCGCTGCAGTGGGCACGGACCCCGTCCCTGCGTCCCCCTGTGATCTCCCCAGCACCCTGCAACCCCTCCGCATCTCCTcttccaccccctgcacccccccagcaccctctgTCCCACTCAGCCCCTCAGagaccccctgcaccccccatcTACCCCTGTgatcccccccagaccctgtCCTCACCCTGCATCTCCCTCAGCCCCCTGCGCCCCCTCCAtgtccctctttgtccctgGCATACCCCCCAGTCTCAGCATCCCTCCTTGCATCTCCCCTGTCCCTTTGTAcccccacagcaccccataCCCCTgccatgtcccctgtgtccctcccaaccctgcatccccacatcccaccccatGCCCTTacatccctccagcccccctATTCCCCCAAACCATGCATCCCCGGGTCCTCCTCAGCCTCCCACATCTCCCCTTGCATCCCCTGTCCCCCATATCCCCTCGCAatgccccccaagtcctttcCACCCCCGTCTCCCTATGTCCCCACCACCTGTCCCCCCTTGCATCCTCCCCGTATCCCCTCCCAGATCCCCCACGTCACCCCCGAACCCCCTCACATCTCCCTTGCCCACCATATACCCCCCAAATCCTCACCCCCTTTGTCCCCGCCCCGTCCAGGCTCACCATTTGGAAGATGAAGGTGATGGTGCCGAAGATCCTCACTGTCTTGTTGAAGCGCAGCTCCAGATACTGCAGGGGAGAGGGGTCAGGGCACCATCCTGCCCAGACGTGAGGTCCTGAGCTGGAGGGGAcctgtcccccgtgtcccccacgTGAcagtggagaggggcagggggtgggatgAGCTCTGGataagctgggtgggagccgCATCTGCAGGACACGGTCAGCTGGGCACCAGGAAAGGGGCAGAGGGCAGTGAGGGAGAGGGAGCCAGAGTCCTGTCGGGTGCCACCAGCTCAGTCCCAAGGTCCTGGGCTCCAtctgtgtcccccatgtcccctataCGGCAGCggagcagggcaggggatggaatGAACGCTGAATAAGATGGGTAGGAGCCCCGCCTGTGGGACACAGCCGGCTGGGCGCTGGGAAAAGGGCACAGGGTGGTGAAGGACTGGAAACCAGAGCCCTGCCGGGTGCCACGAGCTCATTCCCAAGGCTCTGGGTTCCATCCGTGTCCCCTCCGGCCCCACGGCGCTGACGCCACTCACCTCATAGGTGCTGGTGACACGCAGGCGGTAGAAGATGGGGATGAAGACGTGAGCGGGGATGAGCAGCCCCAGGAAATAGGAGCAGCCGAGGAACCAGTACTCGGTGCCGAAGCGGTAGATCTCAGACGGCACACCCAGGATGGCCACGGCCGACTGGAAGGTGGCCAGTAGGGAGAGGGCGACAGGCAAGCAGCCCATGTTGCGGTTGGCCAGGAGGAATTCCTGCACCGTGCGCTGCCGGTCGCCGCTCAGCGCGTAGAAGAGCCCGATGGCCGAGgagagcaccagcagcagcgcGAAGATGCTGTAGTCGAGCACTGTGAACTTCATGGTAAGCGATTCCAGTGGCTGCTGTCGCGCTGGAGCCTCCACTGCCCCGGCCACACCCCGACGGCTTCATGAGCACACTCAGCACGGGGTCCTGGACGGCATTTCCTCCTGTTCTgagctgcaggaagagaaaCGGGTGttggcagcaggcagggaacGCCGGAAGCCGTGCTGGACACAGCAGGGACCTTCGCTCCCTCTGCTTCAAGGACCTGGGGAGGGCCAAGAGGGATCAGGACCATCTCTtaagccttctcctccctctgggCTGGGCTCAGCACCGCGGTGGCCACCCCTGGCCCCCGCCAAGGGAAACAGGCGCCGCTTCCAAAAGCATCAAGGCCATGGATGCAAAAACAGTCGTGCCCAGGGCCCCGGCAGAACCGGCCTCGTGCGGCCAAACCCAACACGTCCACCCCTGGTGCAAGACAGCCCCACCAAACCCCAGCaccagcccagctccagcaccaTCCAGCACACCCAAACCCAACACGTCCTCCCCCAGAGCAGGACAGCCCCACCAAAACTCAGCACCAACCCAGCTCCAGCATCACCCAGCACAGCCAAACCCAACAGGGCTGTCCCCGGAGCAGGACAGCCCCACCAAACCGCAGCACCGACCCATCTCCGGCACCATCCAGCACACCCAAACCCAACACGTCCTCCCCCAGAGCAGGACAGCCCCACCAAACCTCAGCACCAACCCAGCTCCAGCATCACCCAGCAGAGCCAAAACCAACACATCCACCCCCAGAGCAGGACAGCCTCACCAAACCTCAGCACCAACCCAGCTCCAGCATCATCCAGCACAGCCAAAACCAACACACCCACCCCCGGAGCAGGACAGCCCCACTAAGCCTGCAGTGCTGGTCCCACTCCAGCATCGCCTGGCCCAGCCAAACCCAACATGACCCAAAGGAGATCCTGCTTCTTCACTTCCCCAGGGCCACTCAGCACATCCTGAttgacatagaatcacagaaccaaggaatggtttgggttggaagggacatcaaagcccatccagtcccacctcctgccatgggcagggacacctcccactggatcaggttgctccaagccccatccaacctggccttgaacacctccagggatggggcagccaccacttctctgggtaactctggtcagggcctccccaccctcccaagtaaacatttctgcctaagatctcatctcagtcttccttcttgcagcttcaaacctttccccctcaccccatccctgcactccctgatcaagagctcctctccagctttcctggagcccctttcagtactggaggctgctttaaggtctccttggagtcttctcttctccaggctgaagaactccagctctctcagcccatcctccTACGCaagttgctccagcccttggatcacctcCATGGCCCTCAGTCCCAAAATGGTCTTAATCTGTCACTTGAATTAAATTACTTATTGCCTCCCGCATAGCAAAATCACCCCATACTGGCAGAGGTTCCAGACCTCCAGCAGCTTCTGGACTCGAAGGCAGAGAGTATTAACCCTGTGTGCGTCACTCTCTGGGGACAGTCATCACTAACTGAATTCTGACTGGTCTTCAGATCTTTCACATCTCTGTCGCAGACGTGGACatggattgagggcaccctcagccaGTTTggtgatgacaccaagctgcaTGATGCCATccacaggggacaggaggccatccagagggaccccgACAGGTTTGAGAGGCAGggctgtgcaaacctcatggaTTTCAACATGGCAAATTgcaaggtcttgcacctgggttggggcaatcccaagcacaaatccaggctggaagggactggCTCAGCAGAAAACAAGTCTAGCCCAAGATAGACTATCTGGTGATGAACATCATCAGTGCTTTTTGGACAAAATAGCTTAAACTGACGTAACTATTAACCAACTGAAAATAAGAAGGGATGTTGCATTATCGGTTACTAACACTCAACCAGAGACTTGACCAATCATATAATGTTTTGTGTCTTATGTTCAATTTAGATTGGTATATAAAGACAGAGTTAACACAATAAAGGATCTTCGATCCATCTGATTGGAGTCTGTGTGTCAATCCCCTCGgcatccaaccattcctatcaaccactaaaccatgtccctcagcacctcatccacccgtcccttaaacacctccacggaaggtgaatcaaccccctccctgggcagcctctgccagtgcccaatgaccctttccgtgaagtattttttcctgatgtccagcctgaacctccccagtggagcttgaggccattccttcttgtcctgtcccctgtcacttgggagaagagcccagctccctcctctccacaacctcctttcaggtagctggagagagcaatgaggtctcccctcagcctcctcttctccaggctaaacacccccagctctctcagccgttcctcataaggcctgttctccagccccctcaccagctttgttgctcttctctggactcgctccagagcctcaatatccttcttgtggtgaggggcccagaactgaacacagcattcaaggtgcGCGGCCCCGCCAAGCCTGCAGCTCCAGCATCCCCTGGCTCCACCAAACACAACCCAACTGCCTTGGCAGCACGTGGCTCCGCCAAGCCCGCAGCATCGGCCCTGCCAAACACAACACACCGCAGCCGCCCCGGCACCACCGAGCCTGCAGCACCGGTCCAGCTCTGTCATCACCTGGCGCAGCCAAACACAACTAGACCCAACCGCCCTGGCATTGCGCAGCCCTTCCAAGCCCGGCAGAGACACCCCAAGGTGTGCGAGCCCAGCCAAGAATGCAGCGCAGCCAGCCCAGCGCCGTCAGCACCGGAGCAGCCGCCCAACCTGCAAGATCGGTCCCGCCGGCAGCCCCCAGCCTTGCAGGACACACGGACAGGGCTAGGACAGGCAGACAGGTGCACAGCAGAGCGCTGGCTGCGATGGCgaggaggtgctggagcagagggcGGGCAGGATGAGCCCCGTGGCACACCCTGCACAGCcagggatggacagacagacagagagggATGAACAGATGAACAGAGACAGACAGCTGGCCTCAGGGCTGCAGGCAGACGGAGCAGACGCTGGAGCCATCACCCACTCTGGCTCCCCCGGCTCTACTCACAGGCTCCACTGAgcccctgcccccctccccagctccagccctgcaggGGGCATGGACAGagatccccccccagctctgccagcgggcagggggctgtggggaccaGGGGATACGGGTGTGGGATGCAGAGAGCCTCCAAGTCGCGGTGCCGTGGGGCAGCATGGGGCACGGCGCTGCTGTGGCACGGGGCTGGCGCTGTGCCTGCCATGATCCCCGGTGGAATGCCGGCGCCAGGCATTCTCAGGGAGATTAGGCTGGGCCCCCTTGGCCCCCCGGGAGCGACGGTGTTGGCACAGGGCtccagctgggaaaggaggTGAGAGGGCAGCAGCATCCGCCTGGCAGCTCCGACTCTGGCTGGGATACGGCACGCACGGCAGCCAGGGTCCAAGGTCACACCAACACGGAGACCAAACACAGTGTGCTGGCACCATAGCCCAAGGCTCCTGGTGGgaccccccatgtccctgagccCCCTCCGTATCCCTGAGCCCCTCCTTGAtgcccctgagcccccccctTGATGTCCCTGAGCGCCCCCTTCTCCACAGTGTCCCTgaccctccccatcccctggcATCCCCAGACCAAggcccctctccctgtccctgcgTGACCCCCTTGAAGTCCTACTGCCCTCTCCTTGAGGTCCCCACGCCCCCACAGCCGCAGGGCCCCCATGACCCCATCCCCCAAGGTCCCCGCGTCCCACCGTCCCCGCCCTGTGCTTCCCCATCTCCCGGTGTCCCCAGTGACCCCACCCGAGGCCCAGCACTTTTGTCCCCGTTGTCCCCCGTCTAACACTTCCTTGTCTCCCAGCGTCCTGGCTCAGGGCACTGTCACCCAGCCCTGGTGTCCCCGGTGCTCCCAaaccctgccctgctcccctcccagtgtccccagaccctgctgctctcctctcccctcccggTGTCCCCGGTGTCCCCTGCCCCACTCCCCTCTCGgtgtccccggtgtccccagaccctgctcctctcctctcccctcccggTGTCCCCGGtgccccctgcccctctcccctcccggTGTCCCCGGTGCCCCCTTACCCTCTCCCCTCCCGGTGTCCCCTACCCCTCTCCCCGCCCggtgtccccgctgtccccttACCCTTACTCTCCCCTCCCggtgcctcctgccccactcCCCTCTCGGTGCCCCCGGTGCCCCCTGCCCCTCTCGGTGTCTCCGGTGTCCCCGGTGCCCCCGCCCCTTCCCCGCTCCCCTCCCGGTGCCCCCAGCCCGAGGGAGCCGCTTCCGGCCGTGACCTTGAGCCCCGTTCGGTGCCGGTTCCACACTgtccggcggcggcggcggcaccgGCGCGGAGCGGAGCTCTCACGTGCGGCGCGGGAAGGGCACCGGCGCGCGGTGATGACGCCACAGCCAGGAAGAGCCGCCAGCGACGCCGCTGCTTCCGCCCGGCCTCCGCGCGCTTTGATGGCGTCACCGGCGCCCACGTGCGGCTGGCGGGGCCGCCCCGGCGCGCCCGGTCACCGCGCCCCGAGGAGCGGCGGGGGTGGGGGCCGGTCACCGGGACCCGGCGCAGGAGGGAGATCCGGTCACCGGGACCCAGAGGCAGCGAGGCGGGGAGTGGGGTCCGGTCACCGGGACCAGAGAGGGGCAATGGGATCCGGTCACCGGGACCATAGAGGGGACAATGGGGTCCGGTCACCGGGACCAGAGGGAGGCAATGGGGTCCGGTCACCGGGACCAGAGAGGGGCAATGGGGTCCAGTCACCATGGTCCGAGGAGGAGAACGGGGTTGGGTCACCGGGACCGAGGCGGGAGCCAGTCCCCAGTGGTGGGTCGTTAACGGTTTGGTTCGTCGGTGAGTTTTGAACGGGTAGCTGGGAGTTCCATGAATTGAAACCGTTCGACACCAGAGGTTTAGAGATGCTGCCGGTACCTGGGAGGAGTTGAGCGAGGGGTGACCCTGGCAGGTGGCCTTTTTGAGGTGACCCTAATGACCCCTCAGAGCACGTGGATCAGGCACAAGGAATGGCCTGGCAGTGACTGTAATTCCATATAAATCTCTGATTACGCACTTAATGAGAAACGTACGGCTTTGTGTAGCTTTGTGTGCGTGTGAGCGgaggagtccccatccctggagggcttcaaaaccatgtggccgtggcacttgggacatggtttggtcGGCACGGTGcagctgggctgatggttggactggatgagctcagagggCTTTCCCAACCTCAACGATTCCATGAGAAGTAAAGGTGCTGAACCCCCCGTGTTCCACTGGATCCCACCTCGGGGCTTTGCCACCCCTGGATAAGCGACATCCCTCCCGGTGAGGAGTTGTTGGCGCGTTGTGCACTGGGGAATGGGTCTGCAGGCTGGACAACACTGGGgactccccagcaccccccttGCCTGAGCTGGGGTCCCCATTGCCACAGGGGTCCCATCCGCTGGGACGAGGACAAGGGCCCCAGCACCGGATGGCACCGGTGGCACAACGCGGTATGGTACAGCATGGCCTGGCATCGGGTGGCACAGCATCAAGTGGCACAGCAGAGTGCCAGGTGGCACAGCACCAGGCAGCGCAGCCCAGCGCCAGGTGACACGACACGGCACCGGGGGTCCCAGCACCAGGTGTCCCAGCACCGCGTCTCCCAGCACAGCACCGGGTCTCCCAGCACAACACCAGGTGTCCCAGCACATCAGCGGGTGTCCCCCAGCAGTCCCCGCctggtgtccctgtgtcccactGTCCTGGTGCCCAGTGTCCCGCTATCCCGgtgtcccagtgtccctgtGTCCTGCTGTCCCGGTGTCCCAGTGTCCTGCTGTCCCGGTGTCCCAGTGTGCCGCTGTCCTggtgtcccagtgtcccagttCCCACTGTCCCTATGTCCTGCTGTCCCGCTGTCCCTGTGTCCCGCTGTCCCGGTGCCCTGTGTCCTGGTGTCCcggtgtccctgtgtcccactATCCCTGTGTCCCACTGCCCAGTATCCCAGTGTCCCTGTGTCCTGCTGTCGCAGTGTCCCTATGTCCTGCTGTCCCGCTGTCCCAGTGTCCTGGTGTCCCGCTGTCCATGTATCCCGCTgcccctgtgtccctgtgtcccactGCCCAGTATCCCAGTGTCCCTGTGTCCTGCTGTCTCAGTGTTGCTGTATCccactgtccctgtgtcccGCTGTCCCGGTGCCCTGTGTCCCGGTGCCCAGTGTCCCGCTGTCCCGGTGTCccactgtccctgtgtccctgtgtcctgctgccctgctgcccctgTGTCCCGCTGTCCCAGTGTCcctgttagcagaatgacaaacacataaccacactaggaggttatatgtggtgctttatttcgaggccccgggaaccaggggtacgcacccaaatctggttccaaagaccgtcacatcgcgtccgctttttattctctaaaagtttcgcaatctattgtatattcaacaggttacttcattatctaatacatatgcataggtaggttacttcatcgccttattgcgacatcagtctctattgcgcctgcgtagccccctctggtggtcgtcctgatgaagtaagtagtcttcctcagatgaagtaagtagtcttcctcgcattgtctttattacatcttgttcttttggcaaactcgtcggtttttcttggctggacccgcacttatctccacttgaccgctcaggtatatctttcttgcctcctgaaacctattcttctgtccttcacaagatttatgatggtcttttggctgctgcaggtgtatgttctacttgggtagggtagctagtacgtacttttcctaagcatacctggatcctatttgttacatgaggtcctttgagcaagcacctcgggtctgttgctaggatacgttaagaatcaacagaatcatgaaattttacattcagtcttagttcctgattagtcgatgatcagtattttattctactttaagtgtaactttcctagcatccctgtgtccctgtgtcctgcTGTCCCAGTGTCCCGCTGTCCCGCTGTCCCTGTGTCCTGCTGTCCCGGTGCCCAGTGTCCCGCTGTcctgctgtccctgtgtcccgctgtccctgtgtccccctgtccctgtgtccctgtgtcccgctgtccctgtgtccccctgtccctgtgtccccccgtccctgtgtccctgtgtcccgctgtccctgtgtccccctgtccctgtgtccctgtgtccctgtgtcccgctgtccctgtgtccccctgtccctgtgtccctgtgtcccgcTGTCCCGCTGTCCCTGTGTCCTGCTGTCCCGGTGCCCAGTGTCCCGCTGTCCCGGTGTCCCGTTGTCCCTGTGTTccactgtccctgtgtcccactGCCCAGTATCCCAGTGTCCCTGTGTCCTGCTGTCCCTGTATCCTGCTGTCGCAGTGTCCCTATGTCCTGCTGTCCTGCTGTCCCAGTGTCCTGGTGTCCCGCTGTCCATGTATCCCAGTGTCCCTGTGACCCGCTGTCTCTGTGTCCCACTGTCCCTGTGTCctggtgtccctgtgtccctgtgtcccgcTGTCCTGCTGTctctgtgtccccctgtccctgtgtccccctgtccctgtgtccctgtgtcccgctgtccctctgtccctgtgtccctgtgtggCGGTGCCCGGCAGGGGGCGCTGTGGCGGTGCCGCAAGGCCCTGGGGGGCGGGCGGGGCTCGGCGGGGCCATGGCGGCCTTCATCCCcgtcctcatcctctccctcgGGCTGCCCGgggccggcgccgccgccgTGAGGGGGGCCGGGGGGTCTGGCCGGGGGTGCtcggggtggggtgggggggcacacGTTGGGGTTCTCCAGGTTGGGGTTCTCCAGGGATCTGGGAGCGTCTGGGTTGGGGGGTGCTCAggttgggggtctctgggggtgcTCAGGTTGGGGGTGCTCGGAGGTCAGGGGGTGTctgggtctgggggtgccccaGTTGGGGTTCTCTGGGGGTCTGGAGGTGCCCAGGTTGGGGTTCTccagggatctgggggtgctagggttggggggcacaggttgaggttctccatggGTCTGAGGGGGGGCACAGGTTGGGGGTTCCccgggggtctgggggtgc
This genomic window contains:
- the LOC138717398 gene encoding bcl-2-binding component 3, isoforms 3/4-like; the protein is MVTGPHCPSLVPVTGPHCLPLVPVTGPHCPLYGPGDRIPLPLSGPGDRTPLPASLPLGPGDRISLLRRVPVTGPHPRRSSGRGDRARRGGPASRTWAPVTPSKRAEAGRKQRRRWRLFLAVASSPRAGALPAPHVRAPLRAGAAAAAGQCGTGTERGSRSRPEAAPSGWGHREGSGEGAGAPGTPETPRGAGGTGGTERGVGQEAPGGESKGCATGLILPALCSSTSSPSQPALCCAPVCLS